A stretch of the Coprobacillus cateniformis genome encodes the following:
- a CDS encoding Crp/Fnr family transcriptional regulator has protein sequence MLEKSDLKLLMNSFPFWKQLTPEQKNHIEEKAFSKTYLKNTTLYNGDIECLGVILVKSGCLRVYMLSPDGREITLYRLYESDICVLSASCILQNITFDIYIDANTDCKTLQINSTDFGKIAHENAHVELFAYKTATDRFSKVMWAMEQILFMSFDQRLALFLIEEADHSNNYIIKATHEQIAKLIGSAREVVTRMLKYFSEEGFVRLSRGQIEIIDYQKLKNLTK, from the coding sequence ATGTTAGAAAAAAGTGACTTAAAGTTATTGATGAATAGTTTTCCTTTTTGGAAGCAATTAACTCCCGAACAAAAGAATCACATAGAAGAAAAAGCATTTTCTAAAACATACTTAAAAAATACAACACTCTATAATGGTGACATAGAATGTCTAGGTGTTATTCTTGTTAAAAGCGGGTGTCTAAGAGTCTATATGTTGTCTCCTGATGGACGTGAGATTACTCTTTATCGATTATATGAAAGTGATATTTGCGTCTTATCAGCATCTTGCATTTTACAAAATATTACTTTTGATATTTATATAGACGCAAATACTGATTGTAAAACTCTACAAATTAATTCAACTGATTTTGGTAAAATTGCACATGAAAACGCCCATGTAGAATTATTTGCATATAAAACTGCAACTGACCGTTTTTCAAAAGTGATGTGGGCAATGGAACAAATTCTGTTTATGAGTTTTGATCAACGTTTAGCGCTCTTTTTAATTGAAGAAGCTGATCATAGTAACAATTATATAATTAAAGCAACACATGAACAAATTGCCAAACTTATTGGTAGTGCACGTGAAGTTGTCACAAGAATGTTGAAATATTTTAGTGAGGAAGGTTTCGTAAGATTATCTAGGGGTCAGATTGAAATTATTGATTATCAAAAATTAAAGAATTTAACAAAGTAA
- the nagA gene encoding N-acetylglucosamine-6-phosphate deacetylase — MKILIKNGILIIDGYKRIDNGAVLVEDNTITGIFKDYHNIDYDKVIDAKGNYIIPGLIETHTHGIIGYDFNTCQNQDMMKISDALIEEGVTCFMASLTCETHSYMLELLNRYESCDVSNLLGVHIEGPFLNKNNCGVMKEDCIQDPQLEIFNDYLKHSHKIKAMTIAPELPNALSLITYGNNKGIVMNVGHSSASASQVVQAQQYGAKGITHLYNAMGQHLHRDPGVVTGAMISDLFCELIVDGFHIHEDVIKATYKSIGSKRIVLICDANPCKGLADGIYHFSGKEIEIIDGKARVKATGRIAGSTIKLNQACQNMMRICGCSIDDVVLMASTNPAQLYNLPKGKLEVGYDGDIIVVNHHFDVLAVVNNGHIKKDMLS, encoded by the coding sequence ATGAAAATTCTTATTAAAAATGGAATACTCATTATTGATGGATATAAAAGAATTGACAATGGTGCTGTTCTTGTTGAGGATAACACTATCACTGGTATATTTAAAGATTATCACAATATTGACTATGATAAAGTTATTGATGCTAAAGGGAATTATATCATACCAGGTCTGATTGAAACACATACCCATGGAATTATAGGCTATGATTTTAATACCTGCCAAAATCAAGATATGATGAAAATTAGTGATGCTTTGATAGAAGAAGGTGTCACTTGTTTTATGGCAAGTTTAACATGTGAAACACACTCTTATATGTTAGAATTATTGAACAGATATGAATCCTGTGATGTTTCAAATCTATTAGGTGTACATATTGAAGGTCCTTTCTTAAATAAAAATAATTGTGGTGTTATGAAAGAAGACTGTATTCAAGATCCTCAACTAGAGATATTCAATGATTATTTAAAACATTCTCATAAAATAAAAGCCATGACAATTGCCCCTGAATTACCTAACGCATTATCATTAATTACATATGGTAATAATAAGGGGATTGTTATGAATGTAGGTCATAGTAGTGCCTCTGCGAGTCAAGTTGTTCAAGCACAACAATATGGTGCCAAAGGAATTACTCATCTTTATAATGCTATGGGACAACATCTTCATAGAGATCCTGGGGTTGTTACAGGTGCAATGATATCAGATCTTTTTTGTGAACTTATTGTAGATGGATTTCATATTCATGAGGATGTCATAAAAGCAACTTATAAATCAATTGGATCAAAGAGAATTGTCCTTATTTGTGATGCCAATCCATGTAAAGGATTAGCAGATGGTATTTATCATTTTTCTGGAAAAGAGATAGAAATCATTGATGGAAAAGCACGTGTTAAAGCAACAGGAAGAATTGCAGGCAGTACAATAAAATTAAATCAAGCTTGTCAAAATATGATGCGTATTTGTGGTTGTAGTATTGATGATGTTGTTCTTATGGCTTCTACAAATCCAGCTCAATTATATAACTTACCAAAAGGAAAATTAGAAGTTGGTTATGATGGAGATATTATTGTTGTTAATCATCATTTTGATGTTCTAGCTGTTGTTAATAATGGTCATATCAAGAAAGATATGTTGTCATAA
- a CDS encoding DsrE/DsrF/DrsH-like family protein gives MLKTLIIGGVAGGATTAARLRRRDEEREIVILERGEYISYANCGLPYYIGDVIKSRDTLLLQTPEAMKAKFNIDVRTQHEVIKINRQNKNVVVRDLKNGTEYIEEYDSLVIATGSSPIQPPIPGIHNENIVSLWNVKDTDFIKNYIQEHKPEKVTVVGGGFIGLEMAENLHTLGMKVSLVELQNQVMAPIDFEMAQLLHENITMNNVDLYLSHGVKEFIQKDKQTIVCLNDGQQIISDLVILALGVKPNSSLAKEADLNINERGGIIVDEYLRTSDKDIYAVGDVIEVDNFVLKNKTMIPLAGPANKQGRICADNLVGDCKIYQGSLGSSVAKVFDLTVANVGVNEKMLQALGKKKDKDYLTIIINQKSHAGYYPGATPLTLKLIFDFDGQIYGGQIIGQDGVDKRIDTLATVMRLKGTIHDLAELELSYAPPYSSAKDPVNMLGFVAENVLDNLVKFIYPHEFDQLVQNHPNDHIVLDITEDVERMVYHIKDSYHIPLGQLHERINELDRNKTIIPYCAIGVRSYNAARILMQNGFSKVKVLAGGTAFYKSMHYLENNLSVQQQKQEIIPEDKELRILDCTGLQCPGPIMKVNEVMATLEANEVLKVSATDMGFIRDIGTWCQRTGHTLLKSERKGKENFAYIKKDINECPIHQAVEIPQGKTMVVFSGDLDKVLASFIIANGAAAMGRPVTMFFTFWGLNALRKTEKQHIKKSFIEKMFGIMMPRGSEKLKLSKMNMAGMGTSMMKKVMKNKNVNSLEELMSLAQSNGVKLVACTMSMDIMGITKEELIDGVELAGVASYLGDAEESNVNLFI, from the coding sequence ATGTTAAAGACTTTAATTATTGGTGGAGTTGCTGGCGGAGCGACAACAGCAGCTCGTTTGAGACGTCGTGATGAAGAACGAGAAATTGTTATTTTAGAACGTGGTGAATATATTTCTTATGCAAATTGTGGATTACCTTATTATATTGGTGATGTTATTAAGAGTAGAGATACTCTATTATTACAAACACCAGAAGCAATGAAGGCAAAGTTTAATATTGATGTGAGAACACAACATGAAGTTATTAAAATTAATCGTCAGAATAAAAATGTTGTTGTTAGAGATTTAAAGAATGGGACAGAGTATATTGAAGAATATGACTCTTTGGTTATTGCGACTGGCTCATCTCCTATTCAACCACCTATTCCTGGTATTCATAATGAAAATATTGTTTCGTTATGGAATGTAAAAGATACTGATTTTATTAAGAATTATATTCAAGAACATAAACCAGAAAAGGTTACTGTTGTTGGTGGGGGATTTATTGGATTAGAAATGGCTGAAAATCTACACACTCTTGGAATGAAAGTCAGCTTAGTAGAGTTACAGAATCAAGTTATGGCACCTATTGATTTTGAAATGGCACAATTATTGCATGAGAATATAACAATGAATAATGTTGATTTATATTTGAGTCATGGAGTAAAGGAGTTTATTCAAAAAGATAAACAAACGATTGTCTGTTTAAATGATGGTCAGCAGATTATTAGTGATTTGGTTATTTTGGCATTAGGAGTGAAGCCAAATAGTTCATTGGCGAAAGAAGCAGATTTGAATATCAATGAACGTGGAGGCATTATTGTTGATGAATATTTAAGAACTTCAGATAAAGATATCTATGCAGTAGGTGATGTTATTGAAGTAGACAATTTTGTGTTAAAAAATAAAACAATGATACCGTTAGCTGGACCAGCAAATAAACAGGGAAGGATCTGTGCTGATAATTTGGTTGGTGATTGTAAGATTTATCAAGGAAGTTTAGGCAGTTCAGTTGCAAAGGTTTTTGATTTAACAGTTGCTAATGTAGGAGTTAATGAGAAAATGCTGCAAGCATTAGGAAAGAAAAAAGATAAGGACTATCTAACAATCATTATTAATCAAAAATCACATGCTGGTTATTATCCTGGTGCCACTCCATTGACTTTAAAATTAATATTTGATTTTGATGGACAAATATATGGTGGACAAATCATTGGTCAGGATGGAGTTGATAAACGAATTGATACTTTAGCTACAGTGATGCGTTTAAAAGGAACTATTCATGATTTGGCAGAATTAGAACTTTCATATGCACCACCTTATTCTTCAGCAAAAGACCCCGTGAATATGCTAGGTTTCGTGGCTGAAAATGTATTAGATAATTTGGTAAAATTCATATATCCTCATGAATTTGATCAACTGGTTCAAAATCATCCAAATGATCATATAGTGTTAGATATAACGGAAGATGTCGAAAGAATGGTATATCATATCAAAGATTCTTATCATATACCATTAGGGCAATTACATGAAAGGATTAATGAATTAGATAGAAATAAAACAATTATACCTTATTGTGCTATAGGTGTACGTTCTTATAATGCTGCTAGAATTTTAATGCAGAATGGATTTTCAAAAGTAAAAGTATTAGCTGGAGGAACTGCCTTTTATAAATCAATGCATTATCTAGAAAACAATTTATCTGTTCAACAACAAAAACAGGAAATTATTCCTGAAGATAAAGAACTTAGAATTCTTGATTGTACAGGATTACAATGTCCTGGACCAATTATGAAAGTTAACGAGGTTATGGCAACTCTAGAAGCTAATGAAGTATTAAAAGTTTCAGCAACAGATATGGGATTTATAAGAGATATTGGAACATGGTGTCAACGTACAGGGCATACATTGTTAAAAAGTGAACGCAAAGGAAAAGAGAATTTTGCTTATATTAAAAAAGATATAAATGAATGCCCAATTCATCAGGCAGTTGAGATTCCACAAGGAAAAACAATGGTTGTCTTTAGTGGTGATTTAGATAAGGTATTAGCATCATTTATTATTGCTAATGGAGCAGCTGCAATGGGTAGACCAGTGACAATGTTCTTTACTTTCTGGGGATTAAATGCACTTCGTAAAACTGAAAAGCAACATATTAAGAAATCATTTATTGAAAAGATGTTTGGAATTATGATGCCTCGAGGAAGTGAGAAATTAAAACTATCCAAAATGAACATGGCGGGTATGGGAACAAGTATGATGAAAAAAGTTATGAAAAATAAAAATGTGAATTCATTAGAAGAATTAATGAGTCTCGCCCAATCTAATGGTGTTAAATTGGTAGCATGTACTATGTCTATGGATATTATGGGGATTACAAAAGAAGAGTTAATAGATGGTGTTGAACTTGCAGGTGTAGCCAGTTATTTAGGTGATGCGGAAGAGTCAAATGTAAATCTATTTATTTAA
- a CDS encoding GNAT family N-acetyltransferase, translating to MKTERLLIRRFTPNDWEDLYEYLSQEDVVKYEPYDVFTKEQSKEEAIKRSKSQNFWAVCLLGSGKVIGNIYLEKQGFETWELGYVFNKKYQGKGYATEATKALIDDIFMNHHAHRILAMCNPLNTASWKLMERLNMRREAHHIKNNWFFKDENGSPIWQDTYKYAILKEEWQTDYK from the coding sequence ATGAAAACAGAAAGATTGTTAATAAGAAGATTTACACCAAATGATTGGGAAGATCTTTATGAGTATTTATCACAAGAAGATGTGGTCAAATATGAACCATATGATGTTTTTACAAAAGAACAGTCCAAAGAAGAAGCAATAAAACGTTCAAAAAGCCAAAACTTCTGGGCTGTATGTTTACTTGGTAGTGGAAAAGTTATTGGAAATATATATTTAGAAAAACAAGGATTTGAAACTTGGGAACTAGGCTATGTTTTCAATAAAAAGTATCAAGGAAAGGGATATGCGACAGAAGCCACAAAGGCTTTAATAGATGATATTTTTATGAATCATCATGCTCATCGTATATTGGCTATGTGTAATCCACTTAATACGGCTTCATGGAAATTGATGGAAAGATTAAACATGCGTCGAGAGGCTCATCATATTAAAAATAACTGGTTCTTTAAGGATGAAAACGGTAGTCCAATATGGCAAGATACTTATAAATACGCTATTTTAAAAGAAGAATGGCAAACAGATTATAAATAA
- a CDS encoding MurR/RpiR family transcriptional regulator — translation MLFLEKTPQLSDTDINIYQYIVTHLESVQYMRIRDLAQATFASTASILRFCNKFECNGYSEFRVRLQSYVQSQQEKLKKVDETIFINFLQRTNEALFQKNINDATQLLKEKELVLFVGHGSSNIIAEYGALYFSSLCSVALSVENPANYPINFIYQNISSKICVIVLSVSGETEEIIEYLQHFKRNNSSIICITNSTKSTIAKLSDVCIPYYITEESFEGSNITSQVPALYTVEYLARQVHSAKFYTTKSEKQDENE, via the coding sequence ATGTTATTCTTAGAAAAAACACCACAGTTATCAGATACTGATATTAATATTTATCAATATATTGTTACACACTTAGAAAGTGTTCAATATATGCGAATTAGGGATTTAGCGCAAGCTACTTTTGCAAGTACAGCTAGTATTTTACGTTTTTGCAATAAATTTGAGTGTAATGGATATTCAGAATTTAGAGTTCGTCTTCAGTCTTATGTTCAATCACAACAAGAAAAATTAAAAAAAGTTGATGAAACAATCTTTATTAATTTTTTACAACGTACAAATGAGGCATTATTTCAAAAAAATATCAATGATGCAACTCAACTCTTAAAAGAAAAAGAATTGGTTTTATTTGTTGGACATGGCTCTTCAAATATTATAGCTGAATATGGAGCTTTATATTTTTCTTCACTTTGCAGTGTTGCTTTATCTGTAGAAAATCCTGCAAATTATCCAATAAATTTCATTTATCAAAATATTTCAAGTAAAATATGTGTTATTGTTCTTTCTGTATCTGGTGAAACAGAAGAAATTATTGAGTATCTGCAGCATTTTAAAAGGAATAACAGTAGTATTATTTGTATAACTAATAGTACAAAGTCGACAATTGCTAAATTGTCAGATGTATGTATACCTTATTATATTACAGAGGAATCATTTGAAGGTTCCAATATTACTTCACAAGTTCCTGCTCTCTATACAGTTGAATATCTGGCAAGACAAGTTCATAGTGCTAAGTTTTATACAACAAAGAGTGAGAAACAAGATGAGAATGAATAA
- a CDS encoding helix-turn-helix domain-containing protein, translating into MDCQKVGDLIYRLRKEKQLTQKELANQIGISDKTISKWERGLGCPDVSLLKDLSEIFQINIEKILDGKLTSNIRKGGNMKRIEFYVCPLCGNVLTSSNYVDISCCGRQLDPLTIVDHQIPFQMKNIDGESLLTFDCQMSKEDYISFVAYVEYDRYYFIKLYPEQAPEVRLPELRRGKLYCYSIKEGFMLLK; encoded by the coding sequence ATGGATTGTCAGAAAGTTGGAGATTTAATTTATCGATTACGAAAGGAAAAACAGCTTACTCAAAAAGAGTTGGCTAATCAGATTGGAATTAGTGATAAAACTATATCTAAGTGGGAAAGAGGATTAGGCTGTCCTGATGTGTCTTTATTAAAAGATCTTTCAGAAATCTTTCAAATCAATATAGAGAAAATATTAGATGGAAAACTCACTTCTAATATAAGAAAAGGAGGAAATATGAAGAGAATAGAATTTTATGTCTGTCCACTGTGTGGAAATGTATTAACATCATCTAATTATGTAGATATATCTTGTTGTGGAAGACAATTAGATCCTTTAACAATAGTTGATCATCAAATACCATTTCAAATGAAAAACATTGATGGGGAGAGTTTATTGACATTTGATTGTCAAATGTCAAAAGAAGATTACATCAGTTTTGTTGCTTATGTAGAATATGACCGCTATTATTTTATCAAGTTATATCCAGAACAAGCTCCAGAAGTACGTTTGCCAGAATTAAGAAGAGGAAAATTATATTGTTATAGTATAAAGGAAGGGTTCATGCTTTTGAAATAA
- a CDS encoding HAD family hydrolase, producing MIKCIVCDLDGTLIKTDDTIEEKTLVTLKNYIDKGVEFIIATGRDHNMVIDFLNRYDLDCDLILNNGTQYCNKTKTFNDIYPMDNHSFQKIATILEERGYLLSIHTNQGKYSFKDAESFWEQHVQILKSSPAYLKKPLPKKTFTTKDGYLRDFHYASNAKEMINKGVKVLKIDARHLDSYSVKGIKEELNIEHLDISSSYEDNMEITTNKTNKGYLLEKVIQKKGYLLDEIAVFGDGENDCYMLKQFPYSFAPKNACQLAKESAQYILSQTNEEGAVYEGIQLLRKSNLL from the coding sequence ATGATTAAATGTATTGTATGTGATTTAGATGGAACACTTATTAAAACTGATGATACTATAGAAGAAAAGACATTAGTGACTTTAAAGAACTATATAGACAAAGGCGTAGAGTTTATCATTGCGACTGGTAGGGATCATAATATGGTTATAGATTTTCTTAATCGATATGATTTGGACTGTGATTTGATACTTAATAATGGAACACAGTATTGTAATAAAACTAAGACATTTAATGATATTTATCCAATGGATAATCATTCTTTTCAAAAGATTGCAACAATTCTAGAAGAGCGTGGTTATCTATTATCTATACATACAAATCAAGGAAAATATTCTTTTAAAGATGCAGAATCATTCTGGGAACAACATGTTCAGATTTTAAAATCATCGCCAGCGTATTTAAAGAAACCTTTACCAAAGAAAACTTTTACAACAAAGGATGGTTATTTAAGAGATTTCCATTATGCTTCAAATGCTAAAGAAATGATTAATAAGGGTGTAAAAGTTTTAAAAATTGATGCTAGACATTTAGATTCCTATTCAGTTAAAGGTATTAAAGAAGAACTGAATATAGAACATCTAGATATTTCATCTTCTTATGAAGATAATATGGAAATAACAACAAATAAAACAAACAAAGGATACTTATTAGAAAAGGTTATTCAAAAGAAAGGATATTTATTAGATGAAATCGCAGTCTTTGGTGATGGTGAAAATGATTGTTATATGTTAAAGCAATTTCCATATTCATTTGCTCCAAAAAATGCCTGTCAATTAGCTAAAGAATCTGCTCAGTATATATTGAGTCAAACTAATGAAGAAGGTGCAGTTTATGAGGGAATTCAATTATTGAGAAAATCGAATTTATTATAA
- a CDS encoding glycoside hydrolase family 32 protein: MRPKLHFTAPQNWINDPNGLIYFRGKYHIFYQHFPYTCEWGTMHWGHATSNDLIHFEHLPIALYPSKSFDRNGCFSGSALIHQDKLYLYYTSIQYAQENPDYIHVQYSDDDLIASQSLVISDDGYNFDNHYQKHQVIDVIKDEKLGDVRHTRDPKVWIGKNGHIYMILGSKIPSDKGYDGEVLFYESEDGLHFTYKNRFIDSQVGDMWECPDLFELDNQYYMIFSPENIDLPPRPNSNAVIMPVDFDEETCTLTRLGHYMYLDYGLDFYAPQSFLDKDNQRTMLAWLRMRKPITNEKWIGMFTMPRVLTSYHHHIYQRVHPNIQNQFTKVTETLDFQEPFLMKTILKDNEVINLGGLKLYIQDDCLCCDRTNISIQQNKVCNMNQTPQLNHQCQLDIYYDHNIFEIFINDGYYVLSQIVYKILEEQTQYNKEITTILQIR, from the coding sequence ATGAGACCAAAGTTACATTTTACAGCTCCTCAGAATTGGATAAATGATCCTAATGGATTAATTTATTTTAGAGGAAAATATCATATTTTCTATCAGCACTTTCCATATACATGTGAATGGGGAACAATGCATTGGGGACATGCAACAAGTAATGACCTGATACATTTTGAACATTTACCAATTGCTTTATATCCTTCAAAATCATTTGATCGTAATGGCTGTTTCTCTGGATCCGCATTGATTCATCAAGATAAGTTATATCTATACTACACATCAATTCAATATGCTCAAGAGAATCCAGATTATATTCATGTACAATATAGTGATGATGACTTGATTGCTTCTCAATCATTAGTGATATCTGATGATGGATATAATTTTGATAATCATTATCAGAAACATCAAGTTATTGATGTTATAAAAGATGAAAAGTTGGGAGATGTCAGACATACAAGAGACCCTAAAGTATGGATTGGAAAGAATGGACATATTTACATGATATTAGGAAGTAAAATTCCTAGTGATAAAGGATATGATGGTGAAGTTCTTTTCTATGAAAGTGAAGATGGACTTCATTTTACATATAAAAATAGGTTTATTGATTCTCAAGTTGGAGACATGTGGGAATGTCCAGATTTATTTGAGTTAGATAATCAGTATTATATGATTTTCTCACCAGAGAATATTGACTTACCGCCACGTCCCAATAGTAATGCAGTGATTATGCCAGTTGACTTTGATGAAGAAACATGTACATTAACACGTCTTGGTCATTATATGTATTTAGATTATGGTTTAGATTTTTATGCACCTCAATCTTTCTTGGATAAAGACAATCAACGAACAATGCTTGCCTGGTTAAGAATGAGAAAACCAATAACAAATGAAAAATGGATAGGTATGTTTACAATGCCTAGGGTCTTAACAAGTTATCATCATCATATTTATCAAAGAGTTCACCCAAACATTCAAAATCAATTTACAAAAGTAACAGAGACTCTTGATTTTCAAGAACCATTTCTTATGAAAACGATACTCAAAGATAATGAAGTAATTAATCTAGGTGGTTTAAAATTATATATTCAAGATGATTGTTTATGCTGTGATCGTACAAATATTTCTATTCAGCAAAATAAAGTCTGTAATATGAATCAAACCCCACAGTTAAATCATCAGTGTCAATTAGATATCTATTATGACCACAATATTTTTGAAATCTTTATTAATGATGGATACTATGTTCTTAGTCAAATTGTCTATAAAATTTTAGAAGAACAAACACAGTACAATAAAGAAATAACAACAATATTACAAATAAGATAA
- a CDS encoding glucosamine-6-phosphate deaminase: MKLIVTENYEEMSQQATEIIIKTFQSQPNGLYCFAGGDTPVKTLQLLCKAHEEKLIDLTQAYYIELDEWVGLDQTNSGSCLAYLKKNLFEPAHIPLDHIHAFNSLSKNLVEECQRANQYISAHNGLTLTLLGVGVNGHLGFNEPGVNPNYCAHIINLDEITQSVGKKYFDTNEILSQGITLGIKQLMESQIVIVEANGAKKHEPIQRVINGDIDIMCPVTIINNHPQAYLIVDRAAIKGDD, encoded by the coding sequence ATGAAATTAATAGTTACAGAAAATTATGAAGAAATGAGTCAACAGGCTACTGAAATCATTATTAAAACATTTCAGTCTCAACCTAATGGTCTATATTGTTTTGCAGGAGGTGATACTCCCGTAAAAACACTACAATTATTATGCAAAGCTCATGAAGAGAAACTTATTGATTTGACACAAGCTTATTATATTGAATTAGATGAATGGGTAGGTTTGGACCAAACAAATTCAGGAAGTTGTCTTGCTTATCTTAAAAAGAATTTATTTGAACCAGCGCATATTCCTTTAGACCATATTCATGCTTTCAATAGTCTTTCAAAAAATTTAGTGGAAGAATGTCAAAGAGCTAATCAATATATTTCAGCTCACAATGGTTTAACATTAACATTATTAGGGGTTGGTGTAAATGGACATCTTGGCTTTAATGAACCTGGTGTCAATCCAAATTATTGTGCACATATTATTAATTTAGACGAAATCACACAATCAGTAGGAAAAAAATATTTTGATACAAATGAAATTCTATCTCAGGGAATAACTTTAGGAATAAAACAACTTATGGAATCCCAAATAGTCATTGTGGAAGCAAATGGCGCTAAGAAACATGAACCTATTCAAAGGGTTATTAATGGTGATATTGATATCATGTGCCCAGTGACAATCATCAATAATCATCCTCAAGCATATCTCATTGTAGATCGTGCTGCTATTAAAGGAGATGACTAA
- a CDS encoding site-2 protease family protein, producing the protein MQVLLSLLIGYVALYIVIYLHEVGHAIWYCRFGCKKHWYHVTVEPYLFFSTPLPVDIEKADNLSSNKDIIVSYGGILNNLIFTFIAYFLICRINIMDYYLSLFLWMFYTLHISEIVSYMFIGNLYLVSDMKNIAKRKPLLRWVNLVIGIILTLGYVWILTTIPQELFIYILIYNLLTIVCMGLGRIIFTIKHGKGS; encoded by the coding sequence ATGCAAGTTTTACTGAGTTTATTAATTGGTTATGTTGCTTTATATATTGTTATTTATCTACATGAAGTTGGACATGCTATTTGGTATTGTCGATTTGGTTGTAAAAAGCATTGGTATCATGTCACTGTTGAACCCTATTTGTTTTTTTCTACACCTTTGCCAGTGGATATAGAAAAAGCTGATAATCTGAGTTCCAACAAGGATATCATTGTTTCTTATGGGGGTATACTGAATAATCTTATTTTTACTTTTATTGCATATTTCCTTATTTGTAGAATCAATATAATGGATTATTATCTATCTTTATTTTTGTGGATGTTTTATACATTACATATTTCAGAAATAGTAAGTTATATGTTTATTGGTAATCTGTATCTAGTAAGTGATATGAAGAATATTGCAAAAAGAAAACCTTTATTGCGTTGGGTTAATTTGGTCATAGGAATCATTTTAACATTAGGGTATGTATGGATATTGACAACAATTCCACAAGAATTATTTATATATATATTAATATATAATCTACTTACAATTGTATGCATGGGATTAGGACGGATAATTTTTACTATAAAACATGGTAAGGGCTCATAA
- a CDS encoding HAD family hydrolase codes for MKKAIIFDMDGLMIDSERVTYNEYVKKLKILGYDDFTEKIYRQCLGKNKEGICQVFFNQYGDDFPMIEVWNDVHDWIDESLRKYVPKKKGLDNLLKYLKENNYLTIVATSSGRTRVNEILKNAHIIEYFDDSICGDEVSKGKPNPEIFLTACQKLGVKPEEALVLEDSEAGIRAAYDGEIDVICIPDMKYPEPEFACQVTKIMDSLEDVIYYLEDLKLHCEDKKGGK; via the coding sequence ATGAAAAAAGCGATTATTTTTGATATGGATGGATTAATGATTGATAGTGAGAGAGTGACTTATAATGAGTATGTTAAAAAATTAAAAATTTTAGGTTATGATGATTTTACAGAGAAAATATATAGGCAATGTTTAGGAAAAAATAAAGAAGGTATATGTCAGGTGTTTTTTAATCAGTATGGAGATGATTTTCCAATGATAGAAGTATGGAATGATGTACATGACTGGATTGATGAAAGTTTAAGAAAATATGTTCCAAAGAAAAAAGGCTTAGATAATTTATTAAAGTATCTAAAAGAAAATAATTATTTGACAATAGTTGCAACTTCAAGTGGTCGTACTCGGGTTAATGAAATTCTAAAAAATGCTCATATTATAGAATATTTTGATGATAGCATTTGTGGAGATGAAGTTTCAAAAGGAAAACCAAATCCAGAGATTTTCTTAACAGCTTGTCAAAAACTTGGTGTTAAACCCGAAGAAGCCTTAGTCTTGGAAGATAGCGAAGCAGGAATTCGAGCAGCTTATGATGGCGAAATTGATGTTATATGCATACCCGATATGAAATATCCTGAACCTGAATTTGCATGTCAAGTTACCAAAATAATGGACTCATTAGAAGATGTTATATATTATTTAGAAGATTTAAAACTTCATTGTGAAGATAAAAAAGGAGGTAAATAA
- a CDS encoding PF20097 family protein: MKCPYCKQDLVKGHIQTRGEVLKWLPYDRQISRFELRWKVRDEDIRLGDYKFWHGGDVDAYCCPNCHKIIIDYK, encoded by the coding sequence ATGAAGTGTCCTTATTGTAAACAAGATTTAGTAAAGGGACATATCCAGACAAGAGGAGAAGTTCTCAAATGGTTACCCTATGATAGACAGATTTCAAGGTTTGAACTACGTTGGAAAGTTAGAGATGAAGACATTAGATTAGGTGATTATAAATTTTGGCATGGTGGAGATGTTGATGCGTATTGTTGTCCAAACTGCCATAAAATTATTATTGATTATAAATAA